The Cottoperca gobio chromosome 8, fCotGob3.1, whole genome shotgun sequence genome contains the following window.
TTCATCTTTATTTGATGCTTGTGAAAAACTCAATTATGCAATCCTTTGCTGCGTGTTGTGCAACATGTACAAAGGACACCAGAGGGAGCAGCAGATGTTCCCTAAATGTCTAAACATAAGTTTGGTTGGAACATGTATTTCTCACCAAGTCTTTGAGGTTCAGCTGCTCGAGACAAAAAACATTCTGTAGACGGGGATGTTGAATTTAAGCTATTTTAAGAACAATGACTAATGTTCAAGTTCCATCAAAGACAGGGAGTCATACAGTTGTTTTTCGTGCCGACATGCACTATCTCAAAGTCCAGTATTAGCAATACACCTAAATATATGATGTAAAACGTGATAAACATCCCAAAAACAGCAGCCACACCCAGAGAATGTTCTCCCATGAAAGCTGCAGCTAACAGGACTGCAGAGAATATTTGCCCTCCTACTGAGGTTTCACTTATCGCATGCTCACTTAAATTGTTTAGTTGGCAGAAATTTGTGTCAGCACTGTGGGCTAAATATACCCTGCAGAGTTAAATAAGGGCATAGAGCAGCTCAGGAAAGCCCAGTGTAAGAGGATCCAACCAGCGAGACACAGGCCTAAATCCACAGACTACATTGTCTCACATGCAGCAGAAATACATCAGTGACTATAAAGGAAAGTATTTCTCTGTGACACTCTATCTCCAGGAATTTTCCACATGCGTATCAACTGCCTTGTAAAGTTCAGCATAACTGTAAATGTTATGCTGAGGTCTGTTTTTAAAGTGCGATGAGGAGGCAGAGTCCCTGTGGACAGCGAGACATGAGATTAGGGGAATAAACAATCCACGTTGGACTGGATTTAGCAGGATGAAGATGAATTGAAGCCGTTATTAGCACAAGTTAGTGCTTCTTATTCGCACTATGAATAGGTTGTGCTGTGGTTATGAATGAGACTTGTTTACCCTTTGGGTGACCATGTGACTCACACTCCCACGCCCATTTGCAGGGCGTTTCCATGGCAGCAGTCGAGCATGGAACAGTGCACTCGTAGTCAGGCTGGCCTGCAGGTTCTGAAATGGAGCCTTTTGGGGGGGGTGTGGGggtcggtctctctctctctctctctctctctctctctctctctctctctctctctctctctctctctctctctctctctctctctctctctctctctctctctctctctctctctctctctcatcaatGCAAAGCTGTATGAAGAGAGAGGCAGCCTGTTTCTAATCTCTCTTGGTCTGGTGAACTGCACTGTCAGGGCCATCCTCCTCCAACAAAGTAAATGTAGGCGCGCTCCAGTGCTCGAGCTCAGCGGTGTCATGCTGCCCTCTGCCGGCCTCTGTGGCTGCAACACGCACGCATAAATATTGACACATGACGTCATCCTAGGAATGTTGTTGTGGTGCCTTTTTATAGAGAATGTGTAGAAAataaacatctaaatatattattacatattatattattgaattattattactgatgcataaAGATGTGAGAAGCATTTTAATGTAAAGTGACTATTAGCTTAAATGTAGTGGATTCAAATATTCTGGCAATGTGTCtgttaattgtatttaagtacagcacttgaataaataagctttaatttacactgttttttctttttacctctcAGTGTGTCTTCTGTGAGACTCTGGCCAGTTGTCTGCATGCAGGGAATGACGACTCATTTTAAGACGAGCAAAGCTTTAAGGGTAAGTGTTTGAGAAATGTAGATTGTTGTTAATATTCAGACATGGAGCTGTTCTTCATCCACTGTTCACGCCCTGCAGGTCAAGAAGGAGGCGGGTGAGAATGCCCCGGCGGTCAGCGACGATGAGTTAGTGGCCATGTCCGTGCGGGAGCTCAACCAGCACCTGCGTGGGCTGACCAAGGATGATGTTGGGAAGTTGAAACAGCGGCGAAGGACCCTGAAGAACCGGGGCTACGCCGCCAGCTGCCGGATCAAACGCGTCACCCagaaggaggagctggagagacagAAGATAGACCTGCAGCATGAGGTGAACAAGCTGGCCCGCGAGAACGCCAGCATGAAGCTGGAGCTGGATGCTCTACGAGCCAAGTATGAGGCCCTGCAGTGTTTCGCCCGGTCCGTGACCCGCGGGCCCCTCTCGCCGGGCAAAGTGGCCACGACCAGCGTCATCACCATCGTCAAGTCCGCCAACCGCAACAACTCCAGCCCGAACCCGTTCTCAACTCTTTCCTAGTGTTGACAGGACTGGGCTCTCCTACTCCTGCCTGGTCCTTCCCGGTTCTGACCCAGCCTGAACCCACTCCTCCTGCACTGAGAGGACGCTCAGTAGTCAGACTAAAGGGATGGAATGGGGTGGCATGCTGTCTGTGATGTTACTCTGCTCTCACgactgtctctctccttctgtctccctTACACACTGTCTGTCCACtgtgcaaccccccccccccccccgacccccCCAGCACCGGCAGGGTACTGGGCCTCTGTGACCTTTCCTCCATGACTGTTAGCAGAGATTTACTCCAGTGTGAACAAGTCTTTCACATGCCTTAATGTGGCAGCACTGGCCCGGGCCTGCTCTTTAAGTCACACACATGTGACAGTAAAGCTGTTTGTAAAGCCGACGCCAAATCACATTATCTTCACGTAGAAATGCCTCAATGTCAACGGAGAATTCAAAGTGGTTTCCTTAAAACAAATGACCTTTAAGTGATCAATAGGAATTATTATAGAACACTAACGCAAAGAGGATTGATGCTTGGAGGTCAGTTAGCCACTTCTTTACAGACACAACAGGCGTTATGGTAAAACTTTATGTCTAGTATGCATTATgaacatacttgtaatgcatcATCTGCTTATAGCATATTCGTAATGCTTCATAACTTAATTGCTGATCACTCACTGActttataaacatacttttaatgtTAGAATTATACtgcatatagtattatatgggATTATAAAGTCAGAGAGTGACCAGCTGTAAAATGTGTTGCGATTATacttataaagcattatgaatataaGTGCTTACAACTTTAAatatacagtgctataagcagattttaatgcattttaaggATGTTTGTAAAGCATTATAGACATCATAGAAAGTGTTCTTCTAAGAGTACAGCAGTAGGTTCCATACTTGTGCAAATGCTGCTCTAATACAGgaacacttttcatttgtgtttgaaaAGGTTAAAACTCTCATCAGGCCTGAATTTGTATGCAAACCTTTGCTGGACTTTATTGACTCCACTTGTAAACATATTTGTAAAAGGTGCCcatttgtgctttaaaaaaaaaaaaaaagaaatctattgGCAACTGCAGCAAGTTGTCTCACCTCTACATGAGGTACATCAGCGTTTAAAGAGGCGTATCTGATGCACCTTTGTGTCGCTACAGCTCATCCGTGGAACGCTTGACGTGCGAGTTTGGTCAGAGAATAGTGTCGTGTAAATGGTTTAAGATATAGGAGTGGTTTGTGCAGATGCTGCAAGGGATTCGTTTGGTATCTTTGTGACTCTTTGACTCTTTGAAAGATTCACTATTTGTGCTGAAATGCAAAAAGAGGTGAATACTTGTTTTCCACAAATTCAAATGGCTATTTGAACAGGTAGATTTGGAAAGTGATTTTTGGGCCGGATTTGAAATGTAACATTGCCCAGTGTCTATTTTATATACAGCACTTAAAACTGTAACGATGCAGTATAAAGAAAACAAGTCGCAGGGCAACAGAAAGAAGCTATTTTTGCATTTGTGAAGTGAGTCGGTGGTTAAATGTGGAGCGTACTGTAACGTTAAGCCTGATGTAACTACTCTCTGATGTGTATACCACAGCACTTACTTGTGTTGCCTCTTCCCCTTGTACATGCCACTCTTCGATAGGTAATCCATATTGGATATAGTGATAATGAGAGCGGTCCTTAGAAGTGAAAAGCAACTTACTTCCTGTATATTACAGACTACCGAAAAGAATAAGCTCCCACTGCCTCCATTGTCACTTTACAATCGAGAACTCCGTCCAAATAGAAAATCATTCCTACTGCTGGGTCACGAgaagtgctgctgctggagttGGTAACTCTGACACGTTTCTGATActttatatgcatatataaatatatatattacatatttttctatatttatgtattttactaTCCTGGGAGTGGTGTGGTTATGTAATCATTCTTAAGCAGTCAAATTACGTTGATGCTGACCTTCTTTTGGAAAACGTTGTATTCACATTTACAATGAGAAAAGTTTTTTCATAACTTAAAGTCTTCTTTGTTTATACCCCATgaagaaataacatttagtaCACAGCGTGCCCAGGGTTACACACAGATCTGTAACAGTGGAGAACTGACTGACTGTTAGTGAAGAGCACATTTATCATCTTACTTCATGATGATGTGATTAAGAGAGAAGTTGGAAGTCAAACAGAATTCAACACATCGTATCTGTGAATGTTTTAGCCTTCGTTCAGGTCTCCATTAGTTTAAGGATAAACGAGGACACATCTTATGTGTGAGTGTTCACCTGCGTGTAATCCCAGTCAGCTGTTCTGGACATAAAGACGATATACTTTTTCTAATGATGCCATTTTGTCGACGGGTTaaaacaggggtgtcaaactcacgttagttcaggggccacatgcagcacagtgtgatctcaggtgggccggaccagtaacatcacagcatgataacatgTAAATAACCACGACttcacatgttcccttcgttttagtgcaagaaagtacattctgaaaatgttcaaacaaaactttatgaacaacctgacatttcttaagaacaAAAGGAGCAAATTCAACAATAGtgtcagtttatcatttacacacgtgtgttacaacttacagatcagtgtgtctacaaaggcttttacttcatgatcaaaatcatttttacactttgcacagtcatcccgcgggccagattgtaccctctggcgggccggttttggcccccgggccgcatgtttgacacccctggtttaaaaGACGATGGTGAGGCTTTTGTAACCTTTACCGGAAAATAATTCCAAAGCTGCTAAAGACTGCTCACCCAGACTTCTCTACGTGTCGCGCCTCGAGTTAAGTCAGAGGAATATATCGATGCATATAACATGTTTACAGAAGTCCTTTTCCAGCATGTTATTTACGAGACAATACAGCTTGAAGCGTTTCCTGACAGCGACCTCTAGTGGTGAAGCGTCGACACTACATGCTGTAAAGTTCATTATTTTTAGCACATATTACTGTATTTGGATCAAAAGGTGGATTCTTCCAGGCAGCACACCTTTACAATAATACTCACAGTATAAGAGAAGACAAACCTCTCTCCAGGTGAATTAAGTACTTTGTTGTTAATCGTAGGCAGATCTTTCCCACACTTATAATTCATATTTTCTACAAGccatttcttttcttgtttggTTTATGGGTGAAAAGAGGTAAACGTTACCTACCGTGGAGGTTTCCTTCCTACAGTTGAAGCGACCGCAGCAGCACCACGGAGCTGTAACAACTGTTAACGATGTCGTggttatttaacattttatttgaaccATAACAATGCAAATGTACGTATGGAAATGAGTTTTCTTGTATATCTCGACTAATGGGTTTCCATCCAAACATGTTACCGAAGCTTTGCCAGTCCTACAAGCTACAGTATTTAACTTTAGACATGTAGAAAGTTTTGTAGATTAAAAGGAGGAGACTATAAATTCGGAAAAAGGAATGGAGAACGTTTATGGATGATAGGGTTGTGGGTGAAATAGTTCATGTTAGTTCAACAGCGGCGGCTTCTATGTTAAGTTTGTTGTAGTCTCTTAGCATCATGTTGAAGCTAAACAATATAAGGCAGCATAAACTACGTATGTACCCATCACAACTTGACATTACTCTGCTCATATAccgtatattttatatttatttcattgaattttgtaattttattaaaaaaacaaaacacctaaattatttttttattttcatttatttacatgttttctcCTCATGTACAAATAAAGTCTGTATTTGTTTCTGCTGAAGTCTGCTGAAGTGTGCCGTGTCTGTTTTtgtacctttttaaataaagcttttccCTCGTAAAGAAGTGCACATTCACTCCGTTTCAAGTTACACACGCAAAAACAATCAGTTTAATTTGTgccacaaaaaacaaaaacgcactaaaacacacacaagtcaaCCGTTTCATATAATTTCAAATATTACTTTGTAACCAACTGTAAATTAAAGTTCTGCTTTCCCAGAAAGTCAGCTATTCTTGGCACAAGAAGGTTtggaaattaaaacaatgactCGAGACACAAAAATGGTCTCCAATAATTAATGTACTCAGAAAGCAAACGCATCATTTCTGCAGAAGAAACTAAGTCTCTTAAAGCACACAGAGTTTAGTTTGGTCTGACTACGCCTGAACTGCACACATTATAATCCACTTTTACACAAATAGAATATAAACACCACAATTTCCACCGATCACATTCTGTGCACATTTCATAATCTCTGCAACATGTAATTATAACATTAACAGTGATGTGAACACGTCAAAAGCATTTACAATAGCGCAGACGCTGCACAAATATGTATCGTTAGCGTCTGTTGTACGGCTGTCTAGTTTAAACTCTTTAGCGTGCTGGGAAAATTAATGAGAAGAATACAAGTCCCACTTTGTAGGAGACAGGTTTATCCAATTTGTCCATGCTACGGTAGATACAAAGGATTGCAAAGTGCTATAGTCTGCAGTTTGAAGTGCCTGCTCCAAAACGAACGTGTCTCTGAATAAATCTTTCCATTTGTCAGGAACCCATGCAGAGGAATGCTCAGCAAATACTTCAAACAAGCAGATGCGAGAGACGGTCCATGACGTGTCATTCGCAGCCATCGCCGCCTTCCCTGCTTCCCTCCTGGAGTCACATATTAATCATCTCCTCTTTGAAAGTGACATGAACCAGAGGGAGCGCACTTCAGACGGCCAGCGAGTGAGCACTGACATAATGAAGGAAACAGAATCAGGATTAGGGGTAACCGCTCAACATCCAGCAGCTTGAAATAAAGGACATGCGTAGCTCCAGATGTCTCCGATGCAGGGAAGTGATTATTACTGCCACGATGAAGAAAAGCTTCTCATAATGTCGTCCTCCTCTTGGTGCTTAAATGattcatggggggggggggggggagaaccaTCTTGCTGGAGAAATGTCTAGAACTCGTCATCAGAGGCGATCAGCATGATCTTGTCAGACTTGCGCTTGTTGGCTGCGGCCACTTTTCCGTTGGGCTGCACCACCTCCTGTGTGGACTGCTGCGTGTACTGCTGGTAGGCTGGGGAGAAGTTGTGGATGGCGTCCTGAACCATGTCTCCCGGGTTTATGGTCTCCTTCAGACCGCTAGAGATGCTGTGCATAGGGGGGATGTTTTCTGTATGGAGGAACAAGGACATGGGGAGATTAATGATTAGACATTCATGCATGTGACAGCAACATTAAAGAgactaaaaaaggaaataaagtcTAAAACTAAAGTTTAGAGCAGCTTTAAGCGTCCACAGATCCACAGCACTACACCTCCTCCTCTACGTCTCATTATGTCGAGGAACAACCAACAGACCCTGATCAGAGCACCTCAGAGACCTGCTGCAGCTCTTTAATGAAGCATGCATCCGACCACGCAAGCTTTTAAACGTCATCACAACAAACTTGAACTGGATTATAAATTAGACTTTTGACCACTTGGAGGGGATTTAGGGAAATCTTGCTAAGGCAGCTGAAATTGAGATTCAAAAAGTTATTTCTAGCTCAGCTGTGGCACACAATTAAGCCTGAGTTTAGTAAAGTTCCTCAGCTGCTAGAAGCAGGAGCCGagcaaataacaaatattacaaacaaaCGCTGGTTGAGACACAAAATTTAACTAATTTAACCATCAGCAGGAGagattaatgtttttcattgaaCTAAAACTACCTTTAACACCCTGAACCAATCAATCTGAGCATCAGAACACTAATAAGGGGTGAATTTGACCAAAGAAAGCTACTTATGCCTGCCATCCCACTGGTTTAAGGATTTGTGGAAGTGTACACAACTAACAAACCgttatattaatttattccaCCGTCAAAAGTATGAAAAATGCCCGTCACACGTTCCCAGAGCCCAACGTGACGTCCTCATGTTTCTTTTACAAAGCGTACAATCATGCAGCGATCACTTGGTAGCTTAAAGTCTCCACTGTGTGACATCATAGCGGTAATATTAGAAAACAATCggttacatttctttctttcttcgtGGCGTCTCCACAGGCTGCAGACTATAAATGGAGAGAACAGTCAGAGCCGCCGTCTTCACCGAAGGTCCCCGAGCACCCAGCTGTGAGCCAGGTCGAATCTACCTCACAACTAAACGGGTGTTCaaggaaacaacaaaaaggaGCGGGCAGACATCCACAGTCTTGTTTCAGGGTCACTGACAGTGCTGTCTGGATCGGCTTATGGATGTGGCAAAGTGAAGGGCAAGGTGGGGACGGTGAGGTGGGGGGGGCACAGGGCAGTTAGGCACGGTCTGCTGAGTTTCTCCTGACTGCCTGCACGATGCACAGAGCTGAAGTGGAGGAACTGCGAACACCTTGCAGCAGCAGATCTACAGTGTTAGCGTTGTCTAAAGGTTCAGCTGTCGGCGGGGGCCGACTGAAgcaatacaacaaaacaatatcaaatatGTTTGAAGCTACATCAAGTGTAGTTTTCATTTTATCCCATTCCCTTCTTTGGTTTCCATCTTGTTGATACAGAAGTGTTTTAATTGTACCCCCACCTCCAGTACTTTAGGGAACAGAAGGTTTCCTACAGGATAGCAGGAAGGAAAATTGCGAAATGATTGATATCGCCGCGGAAGGCTTGTCCCATGGCTTCCATTTCTCTTTTacttgaaagcagcactgacgTCAAAGAGGTGCCCCCCTGCTAGTCACTGTACTGTGGCTTTTCAATTCCTCTTCATCTACATCGCTTCACCGACGATCCGATCCTCTGAGCCACGAGCAACTGCGTGTGCCCTCGGGCCGATGAACGCTTCCAgcctgactgacagactgatcGCGACAGCGCCGCACAAATGTGCAAACATTCCAGCTGGTGTATCCGTTAAAATAGAAATCTAAACTTTAAAACTTGCTGGACTTTGCTGCAAAAAGgcacaaagaaaagcaattaCTGTTACTGCGAACACGTTCAAGCCTGCGTCCTGATTCTGTGAGGGGGAGGGTGAGCCCGCCTACATGTAGAAGAGGTATTGATGCTCAGCTCACCTGGCacttcattttttttctcctggTAGACGGTGCAGGTGAAGGCATATCGGAGGGCGATAGCGGCAAAGAACATTTCGATGCAGATGATAAAGTTCTGCCAGCCTGCTGCCACGGTGCCGGCGTGGACCTCATGTCCTTCGATGAAGAGCGCGTTGGGGATGACGCCCGAACGCTCCAGGATGGCGAGGACCATGCCTACAGAAGCAACACTTCCGTCAGCAGATTATACTTTTAGACACGGGTTCTGATAGCACAATAAGTAGATGGAGGAACTCACCTTGccagaaggagaggaagatgacAGATTTGATGGTGAGGAATTTGAGCACCGGTTCAAACGGCCTGAGCAGGTCACTTGTGGcgaagaaaaagatgaagagagCGTAGAGAGCCAGGCTGACTGAGAAGTTGTAGATGATTGTGATGTATAGGTATCCGCCAGTTATGCtgcacaagaagaagaaaaacacatcattacaAATTTGGAGAATTGATAAACCAGGTGACATTTTTCCATCTGTGATGATATGAAAAGCCCGTGGACGGCGGATCCCTTACGTTTGTTTGACAGCAGCGATTTATTCCTGTTTTGAATCCATTTATTACTTCGGGTGGAATGAAAAAGACTGGCAGCCTAAATGTGATGAAATTTCCCCACATATTGCGAGAACAGCTGGAAACGCAGCCGTGTTGTCCTCCTCTTTGAAGCAGTTAATGAAGCCTGTTTGCACATGTCCTTCTCATTTCAGGATGCATTTGATAAAACAGGCGGACTCGTCTATATTTCATTGTCAGGCTGCCTTTCTACCCTCTTTGCATTCAAGGGAGCCACTCTGAGGCCTCAGCTGTGACTGCACTAAGTACTCCCACCCAGCGTAGAGCGCATGGTTGGCTGAAAGCGTACAAGTAAACAATCTGTGAATCATCATGTCTCGCTACAGAGCTTAGAGAAAAGACATGGAAAAAAACTTCTGCCTGCTCATTTTGCTGTTGAAGTATAGAGAGAAATAAGCAGGAAGAAGTTAATGACGTCAATCCTTTAGCTCGACAATAAGAGGATAATGATCGACCGCTGATTGGGAACGTCTGCCCTCGTTGACGTTTGTGCGTTTTCCGAGTAGTTTAGAAAAGTGTCGTCACAGCTGAGTCTTCAGAAGGAGACACTGAGCGGAGAGGCGGAGCAGAGCACCTGAACACGCGTCTGAAGAGAGTTTACGGGCCGCACATTTTATAGCTTTTGATTACACGCAATTTTATTAAGTGCATTTCTCTCATCGAGACCCTTAAAGGGCTCATCTGGTACTCTGCATCACATCCACAGCGTGGGATTAAACAATACATCTGCGCTCCACTGAGTGCAACACGCAAGAAGAATTAAGTGTCTTCATTTCTTACTACATGTGAGGAAAACTtagaaaagaaatataaattctttagttcataataaataaataaaaacttgaatTATTTGCAACACCCAAAGGGATGTGATAGCGGACATGACAGCATGCAGTGAAGAACCTGCACTCTCACAGGAAACTTTCATTCTAAACTTCTTCATTGTAGCAGCTGCGACGAGGTGATACAATTATCTCCATTTGCAAATTATTTATTGCCTGCTGGCGATGACATGGTATACACAAGATGCATGCAGAATGAAATGGAAAGAGGAGGTGCTTGCTCACTTAAAATCTCCATCATGATATTTGCCAAAGGCCTGCAGGATGATGGTGATGACTGCCATGATGGGTTTGACAACGCAGAACTGGAGAGTCGCCTGGAGAACACATTACAATTCAgaatgagacacaaaacaggCAAGGACaccatggaggaggaggaggatgaaggaggaCGTCTGAATTACCTGAAAAAGATCCGTTACTGCTCACCGACGACAAGCGAGGCTCACTAAGAggttatatctttatatctgcaCGTTAATCAAACTCCTGCGAGTTAATCAGTGAGTTTTAAGGTGCCCCTCCCatctgtgctaagctaagctaactggttgCAGCCTTACATCTAACAAAGCAAATAAGAATACTTCCTAAAATGCTAATTGCAAAGACTTAAAGTGAAATAGAAAGAATGCTCCCTGTTGTTGATGAGAGGGACTGGCTGGAGACCTGCATGCACTACAAGACTGGAGGACAGGTGTCCTCTTTGTTGTTTCTTGAAGCCTGAACCAACCAATTTGACATAAGCTACTCTAAACTCCCATCATCGCTGCAGCACTTGAAAGCAACAGACCGGCAGTGTTCAACTTGATCAGCCAGAGGGAGGCTTCTTCAGAGCGGTCAGAGTGGGCGGTGGGATTGACACAGTGACATCAATAACCATTTAGATTACTGATCTGCTTTGAGAATATTCAGAATGACAAGGTGGCACAAGAAGAAGGAAAGACTGTCAGTACTTAAAGCTTTAAAGGAAATCATTTTGCATGATACTTCCTGACATGCTTGATATTCACAACACAATGCAGGTTCATAATACCAGTGGATTAAAAGTCAAATTCATTTGGTTAGTAACTGCATCCATACAGACAGACTGCGTACAAACCAAGTAACACACTTTAATACTAATGTGTGTGTCGGTGTACACTGCACGATAACATGTGAGAGGATGTGTTAATTCATTACTTTAATAACAGCTTTATTGCAAACTGGTGCATTAAATGTGAATTTAGGATAACGTGCAACATCTGTTATAGTAATCATATTTGACTCTCCCATGTTTTTGTGAGCAACCTGCAGGCGTTTTGCATCACAATATGTAACATGTACAATGCACAGCTGCATTAGTTCACTCGTGGCATCAACAGAAGTCAGTTTGAACCTATTAAACAGCAACTCCTCTCCGCTCTGTGTATTATAATATGGACAGCTGATCTTTCTGAACTGATGATTTAATTCACAAATCTACGTATCGGACCACAAAGCCGTTGTTTTTATTGCCTCGCACTCTTCTCCGCTGCAGTGCACTCTTGCATCTTTGATGTCTGCAAAGTACCTCCCTCAAGCGTTCCTTAAAGAACCTCTGCCTGacattagggctgcacaataatCGAATATTCATAGCGATCAGGATTTTAGCTTCCCACAATTAACTGAACATGATTGAATGCAGTATTGACGTTTAAAAGACGTGCTCGGCTCATAGAAATCTTTTCtgaatgttgcagctgcagagaaataTTCAGAGCGCAGACGAGCAAAACACGAATGAACTGAATTCAGACGAACAAGAACTTTATTTCACGTCTTATTTtgatacaaatatttgtttattagcAGGAATGAAGCAAACGTGGACGTGAAAGCCGTGCTCTTTTGAGATCATCTGGATTCATCATTCATTTGTGCTCCTAAGAGATGCCGTGTGAATAAGAAGCGCTCACAGATTTGTATATTAGTAGGAATGTAGCACATGAAGTGAAAGCAGCGTA
Protein-coding sequences here:
- the tmem184a gene encoding transmembrane protein 184A, with the protein product MNIYLEDMDSSSDNNSIVHLDAPILPDKSDISNMTIIRTGNGSIIVDQMFLNTVAAQALSGIFVWFALLLTCHQIYTHLRSYTVPNEQRYIIRILFIVPVYSFDSWLSLLFISNDQYYVYFDSVRDCYEAFVIYNFLSLSFEYLGGESAIMSEIRGKSIQSSCLYGTCCLGGMSYSIGFLRFCKQATLQFCVVKPIMAVITIILQAFGKYHDGDFNITGGYLYITIIYNFSVSLALYALFIFFFATSDLLRPFEPVLKFLTIKSVIFLSFWQGMVLAILERSGVIPNALFIEGHEVHAGTVAAGWQNFIICIEMFFAAIALRYAFTCTVYQEKKNEVPENIPPMHSISSGLKETINPGDMVQDAIHNFSPAYQQYTQQSTQEVVQPNGKVAAANKRKSDKIMLIASDDEF
- the mafk gene encoding transcription factor MafK gives rise to the protein MLVHCCCFVVNSVRGYTAAGRFIPTVSSYSAARIGNLLRHFLRITVHRYPRPQSVSSVRLWPVVCMQGMTTHFKTSKALRVKKEAGENAPAVSDDELVAMSVRELNQHLRGLTKDDVGKLKQRRRTLKNRGYAASCRIKRVTQKEELERQKIDLQHEVNKLARENASMKLELDALRAKYEALQCFARSVTRGPLSPGKVATTSVITIVKSANRNNSSPNPFSTLS